The genomic interval CGTTCGCGCCAGCCGCTACTGAAGCTTTCGACATAGGCTCAACCAGCTCACGACGGCCTGTTCCATGGCTCGGGTCAGAAATTACTGGCAGATGGCTGAGAGATTGAAGCACTGGAATTGCAGATAAATCAAGCGTATTGCGCGTGTAGGTTTCGAATGTTCGGATTCCGCGTTCACACAACATGACATTTGGATTGCCGCCTGCCAAAATGTACTCCGCCGCATTCAAAAACTCGTCATAGGTTGAGCTGAATCCACGTTTAAGCAGTACAGGCGTTTGAATCGTTCCAAGCTTGCGCAGCAAATCGAAGTTTTGCATATTGCGTGTACCTACTTGAAGAATGTCCGCGTATTCTGCACATACATCCACATATTCTGGCGTCATGACCTCTGTAATCGTCAGAAGGCCGTGCTTCTTGCCCGCTTCCGCCATCATAACAAGCCCTTCCACGCCTACGCCTTGGAAGCTGTAAGGCCCTGTGCGCGGCTTGAAGGCGCCTCCGCGCAGCACCTGTCCGCCAGCCGCTTTTACTAAACGAGCAATCTCGTCGATTTGCTCCGGTGTTTCAACAGCACAAGGTCCGCCCATTATAACAAGATTGCTTCCGCCGATTTTCACGCCTTTTATGTCAATAACTGTATCATCTGGATGGAAGTCACGGCTTGCTAGCTTGTATGATTTCGAAATTTTAATAACGTTTTCCACACCTTTCATTTGACGCAAATGCTCAGCAAGCGTAGGTTCCGCTTTGCCAATAATTCCAATTACCGTGCGATCCGTACCTCTTGATACATGTGCTTGAACTCCTGCTCTTTCAATATGAGCAACAATTTCTGTAATGCGTTCTTCTGCAATATTTGAATTCGTGATAACGATCATAGGGATCACTCCTAAATTTATTGTGGGATTTGGGCAAAAAAATGTACAAACTTTTGCTTAATAAATGCATGGCATCGCACGAAGTGCGCCTCATTTTCTCATCATTCATTGGATATTCACTTTACAGCTTTTATGCTTCGTAGCTTTTAAGCTTCTACGCTTTTAACCACTAAAGTAAATATACAAGAGAAACTCATTTTCGTCAACCCCGTCATAATAAAAAAGGAGATGAAACTCATTCATGATGCTTCTTCTGCATCAATCACTCGTCTCATCTCTCTCTTCATGTTAGCTATTTATTCAGGTTTCTCTGCGGTTGCCGTTGCCGCTGGCGTCGACTTCACTCGAACATTAGGCAGCAGCTTATTCATATTGACCGTACGACGGATTTCCCATGTCTCCGGATTATTATGATCGTACTGCTCTAAATAAGTAATAACCTCTTTCGTAAGCGGCGTCGGCGTAGACGCACCAGACGTAACTGCGACACGATCGATACCTTTCAGCCATTCCTGTTCAATCTCTGACACATCGGAAACGCGGTAAGCTTTCACTCCTGCTATTTCCTCGGATACTTGTGCAAGACGGTTCGAGTTGTTGCTTCGCGGATCGCCAACTACAATTGTAAGCTGCGCTTCGCCTGCTTGCTCTGCTACCGCCTCTTGACGAACCTGAGTTGCCATGCAGATTTCATTATGAACCTCTGCAGTAGGATAACGCTCAAGTAGCTTACTAATCACATGACGAATATCCCATTGCGACATCGTCGTTTGGTTCGTTATAAGAATGCGCCCTTCCGGCACATTAAGCGCAGCAATTTCCTCTTCCTTTTCGATGAGGTGAACCTGCTCCGGCGCAACGCCGATCGCTCCTTCAGGCTCAGGATGGCCCTTCTTGCCAATATAAATAATATGATAGCCTTCCGCCGATTTATCGCGAATGAGATCATGAGTTCTCGTAACGTCAGGGCATGTCGCATCCACAACGGAAAGCCCTTTGTCACGAGCACGCTGACGCACTTCTGGCGAGACGCCATGCGCTGTAAATATAACGGTGCCTTGTTCGATTTGATCCAAAATGTCGAGTCGGTTGGCACCATCAAGCGTAATGACACCTTCCTGCTCGAATGCTTCTGTAACATGGGCATTATGGACAATCATACCTAATATATAAATAGGTCGCGGCAGCTCCAAGTTTTTGACCGTTTGCAAAGCCAGTACCATCGCGTCGACGACGCCATAGCAATAACCACGCGGTGATATTCTAACGATTTCCATTTATTGCACCTGCTTTCTGACCGGATATGCGTAACAGCTATGAATCCTTCATTTCATCCGTTGCTACTATTATAGACGAATGAGACGTGTCAGAAAAGCTAATTGGAAGCCAAATCGTAAACTTCGTTCCATTTCCTTCGCTAGTGAGCACTTCTACAGAGCCTTTATGCTCATCAATAATCCATTTTGCAATGGATAATCCAAGACCTGTACCGACGGTAACTCCCCGTGATTCGTCCGCTCGATAGAAGCGATCGAAAATATGCGGGATTTCATCTGGATTCATCCCAATCCCTGTATCTTGGATAACGAAGCCGATTTGCAAATCCGTTCTGACCGCACTCAGCTCAACCGTACCCTCCGACGTATATTTGAATGCATTCTCAATAAAAATAAATAACAGCTGCTGCAAATAATTGTGATTGGCATTGACGCGTACCCCATCCAGTGCCGATAGATCGCCCAGCTTCCATTCAGCTGTACGCGGGAGCAGCTGTGCTCTGCGCACAACCTCCTCTGTAAGCGGCAGCAGATCAAGCGGCGTCTTCTCCATCGTATAACCCGCATCTGCTCTCGCAAGCGCAAGCAGATCATTAACGAGCGTACTCATACGAATCGCCTCAGCAGATATATCGCTCATCGCTTCTTTGGACATATCCCATCGATCCGAATCCAGTGGCAGCCACTCGCCCGTATCGATATCTCTATTGGTCTCTCGAACTCGCGTCCACATCCGCTCGAGCAGCTCAATATTGCCCCGAATCGTTGTCAAAGGCGTCCTAAGCTCATGAGACGCATCAGATACGAACCTGCGCTGTGCTTTGTAAGCTTCATCAAGCTCATTGTATGCCATCTCCAAACGCGCAAGCATCACGTTTAACGTACTCACAAGCCTTCCAACTTCATCCTTCGGCCCCATGACAGGTATGCGCACACTGAGATCAGCACCATTTTCAATTTGCTCTGTAGCACGAATGACTCGTTCAATTGGACGAAGAGCCTGACGTGCAATTAACAAGCCTATAGTAAAGGCGATAAGTACAACGATTAAAGAGGCGAAAATGAGCGTCGTACGAACACTGTGCAGAAATTTTTCTTCATTGTAAGGGATTGCACCAACCTGAAGAAGCCCAACTAAAGTTCCATCATTTGTATAAATAGGACGTTGATGAATCAGCATATTGTACTTTTTCTTATTGATTTCCACTCGTTTTTCGACTACTCCCTGCTCAGGCTTATCCGATGCTTCATCATAAGGGAGAACAATTCCAAATTGATTTAAATTGTTTGACTGACTAATTGCACCTTCAATATAATTAACGATTTGAATATACATATCTTTCTCTTCAATTTGAGATTCTCGTCCCAAATTCAAATCATATTGATCCCAAAAAGTAGTTCCACCTCTAACAACAAGTTTTTGATCCTGTTTCTTTAATTGCTCCTTTAAATCAGAATAGGTATTCCAATTTAAAAAAACATAAATGGAAACGCCAAAAACAAGAAGTGTTACCGCAAGCAAACCCGAATACCAAAGCGTAAGCCTGAGCCTAATGGACATATGCTTAACCCGCCTCTCCGCGAAGCACATAACCGGTGCCGCGAACCGTCTGAATGAGTCGGTTTTTGCCTCCGTCCTCTACCTTTTGGCGCAGCATCGCGATATACACCTCCAGCACATTCGACTCCCCGCTGAAGTCATAACCCCAAATCTTTTCCATAATTGCATCTCGCGTAAGTACACGCCGAGGATTCTCCATGAATAGCAGCAGCAAATCATATTCCTTGGACGTCAACTCAATACGGCGTCCCGAGCGAATCGCTTCTCTGGCATCCATATCCAAAATCAAATCCTCATAAAGCAGTTGATTGCTTGACTGCTCGATTTTATCTGCTTTGCGGCGCAGCAAGGCGCGTGTCCGCGCAAGCAGCTCCTCCAGCGCAAACGGCTTGACCAAATAATCGTCAGCCCCAAGATCAAGCCCTTTGACTCGGTCATTGATGTCATCCTTTGCTGTCAGCATCATAATCGGTACCGCACTGCCTCCCTCGCGCACACGGCGGCAAACTTCCCAGCCATCCACTTGAGGCATCATCACATCAAGAATAAGCAGATCCGGCTCCGTCTTAAGCAGCACCTTCAGCCCTTCCATCCCATTCGAAGCGGTAGTTACCTCATAACCTTCAAACGCTAGACTTCTGCGAAGCAAAGAAATAATTTTATCATCATCATCTACAACTACAATATGCTGTCTCAACGGCATGTCCCCCTCTATTTGCAGCAAAAAGCACAGAGCCTGCTGTCTCTCTGCGCTTTTTGTTTCTATCCATCATGTAAGGCTTTATTGAGCGCCTGACGTATTTTTATCACCAATCTCAACCTTCAAGTTCATCGCACTGCCTTTGCGCAAAATGTTCAGCTCGATCTTATCGCCAACTTTTTTGGTTTTAATTTGATCAATAAGAGCTTGCGTGTTTGCGTATTTCTTGCCGTCAATGCCGACGATGACGTCGAACTGCTGCAATTCAGCCAAGTATGCTGGTGAATTATAGTATACATTACGTACAATGGAGCCTTCTACTTTATCCATGCCTAATTGCTTCGCAATATCCGCTGTTACATCCTGCAGCTCTGCACCAATGTATGGAGCGGCTGGCTTAGGAATCGTCTTGTTGTTTTTAAGATTTTCCAGCACATCTTGAATCGTGCTCGTCGGAATCGCGAAACCGATGCCTTGTGCTTGCGAGCTTACTGCCGTATTAATGCCAACGACCTCACCGTTCACATTCAGAAGCGGACCGCCAGAGTTGCCTGGGTTAATCGAAGCATCCGTTTGCAGCAAATGCTCATATTTACGCGCTCCCTGTGTATCAGGAATATCGATGGGACGTTCTTTGGCACTTAATACGCCAACAGTAACCGTATGATCGAAGCCGTATGGGTTACCGATTGCAACAACCCAGTCGCCGATATTAATCGTATCCGAGTTGCCAAGTGGAAGCGTTGGGAACGCTTTGTCGCCTGTTACTTTAAGTACCGCTAAGTCTAAGTCATAGCTTGAACCCAGCAATTCAGCCGTGAATGGCTTATCATAGCCTTGAACTATAACTTTGATTTGGTCAGATTCTCCGATTACGTGCTGATTCGTTAAAATATAGCCTGTTGAATCGAAGAAAAACCCAGTCCCAATGCCTGATTGCTGCATGTTGCCTTCTTCATTCTTTTGTCCTGCATCCGGCTGTGTCGTTCCAGGGTAATCATCGCCAAAAAATTGGCGGAAAAATGAATCATCGAGCATGTTGTTGCTATTGTTGCGTTTTGCCGTATTAACGAAGGTTTCGATTTTCACTACTGCTGGACTTGCTGTCTCGAACAATTTAGCAATGTTGTCTGGTCTATCCGCGACTGTAGCCGCACCGCCGTTGCTGGTCGTACCTGCAGAAGCAGTGGAACCCGTTCCGCTAGATTGTGTATTTGATGTTAATGCGGCTTCTTTCGTGAACCAGTTGTTTAAGTCCGCTGTATACATCAAGCTGCCTACTACGAGAACACCTGCTAGAAACGATGAAAAAATGGCCTTAAAGGAAGTCCGGCGCGGTTCCCTTACTTGCCATGGCCCTTTGGAGGACTGCGGCGATGGCGTGAACGTTCGAATTTGG from Paenibacillus sp. FSL K6-3182 carries:
- the aroF gene encoding 3-deoxy-7-phosphoheptulonate synthase, with product MIVITNSNIAEERITEIVAHIERAGVQAHVSRGTDRTVIGIIGKAEPTLAEHLRQMKGVENVIKISKSYKLASRDFHPDDTVIDIKGVKIGGSNLVIMGGPCAVETPEQIDEIARLVKAAGGQVLRGGAFKPRTGPYSFQGVGVEGLVMMAEAGKKHGLLTITEVMTPEYVDVCAEYADILQVGTRNMQNFDLLRKLGTIQTPVLLKRGFSSTYDEFLNAAEYILAGGNPNVMLCERGIRTFETYTRNTLDLSAIPVLQSLSHLPVISDPSHGTGRRELVEPMSKASVAAGANGLIVEMHTDPDNSMTGDGVQSLFPDQFANLLKDLEKLAPIVGKHFDTPKAPAEAFVEWKI
- a CDS encoding 4-hydroxy-3-methylbut-2-enyl diphosphate reductase produces the protein MEIVRISPRGYCYGVVDAMVLALQTVKNLELPRPIYILGMIVHNAHVTEAFEQEGVITLDGANRLDILDQIEQGTVIFTAHGVSPEVRQRARDKGLSVVDATCPDVTRTHDLIRDKSAEGYHIIYIGKKGHPEPEGAIGVAPEQVHLIEKEEEIAALNVPEGRILITNQTTMSQWDIRHVISKLLERYPTAEVHNEICMATQVRQEAVAEQAGEAQLTIVVGDPRSNNSNRLAQVSEEIAGVKAYRVSDVSEIEQEWLKGIDRVAVTSGASTPTPLTKEVITYLEQYDHNNPETWEIRRTVNMNKLLPNVRVKSTPAATATAEKPE
- a CDS encoding HAMP domain-containing sensor histidine kinase, which produces MSIRLRLTLWYSGLLAVTLLVFGVSIYVFLNWNTYSDLKEQLKKQDQKLVVRGGTTFWDQYDLNLGRESQIEEKDMYIQIVNYIEGAISQSNNLNQFGIVLPYDEASDKPEQGVVEKRVEINKKKYNMLIHQRPIYTNDGTLVGLLQVGAIPYNEEKFLHSVRTTLIFASLIVVLIAFTIGLLIARQALRPIERVIRATEQIENGADLSVRIPVMGPKDEVGRLVSTLNVMLARLEMAYNELDEAYKAQRRFVSDASHELRTPLTTIRGNIELLERMWTRVRETNRDIDTGEWLPLDSDRWDMSKEAMSDISAEAIRMSTLVNDLLALARADAGYTMEKTPLDLLPLTEEVVRRAQLLPRTAEWKLGDLSALDGVRVNANHNYLQQLLFIFIENAFKYTSEGTVELSAVRTDLQIGFVIQDTGIGMNPDEIPHIFDRFYRADESRGVTVGTGLGLSIAKWIIDEHKGSVEVLTSEGNGTKFTIWLPISFSDTSHSSIIVATDEMKDS
- a CDS encoding response regulator transcription factor translates to MRQHIVVVDDDDKIISLLRRSLAFEGYEVTTASNGMEGLKVLLKTEPDLLILDVMMPQVDGWEVCRRVREGGSAVPIMMLTAKDDINDRVKGLDLGADDYLVKPFALEELLARTRALLRRKADKIEQSSNQLLYEDLILDMDAREAIRSGRRIELTSKEYDLLLLFMENPRRVLTRDAIMEKIWGYDFSGESNVLEVYIAMLRQKVEDGGKNRLIQTVRGTGYVLRGEAG
- a CDS encoding trypsin-like peptidase domain-containing protein, translated to MDDQNNKKGFDDFFRKNEEGHGSADNSESVNDSAQPISNESSEQPAKPSYYYSYGPYKANSQEGGNPSASGYGSEKPKLIQDQPYGNTHTHDTQAQASSVEEVNVQSDSTMESERARSQSPMQSQIRTFTPSPQSSKGPWQVREPRRTSFKAIFSSFLAGVLVVGSLMYTADLNNWFTKEAALTSNTQSSGTGSTASAGTTSNGGAATVADRPDNIAKLFETASPAVVKIETFVNTAKRNNSNNMLDDSFFRQFFGDDYPGTTQPDAGQKNEEGNMQQSGIGTGFFFDSTGYILTNQHVIGESDQIKVIVQGYDKPFTAELLGSSYDLDLAVLKVTGDKAFPTLPLGNSDTINIGDWVVAIGNPYGFDHTVTVGVLSAKERPIDIPDTQGARKYEHLLQTDASINPGNSGGPLLNVNGEVVGINTAVSSQAQGIGFAIPTSTIQDVLENLKNNKTIPKPAAPYIGAELQDVTADIAKQLGMDKVEGSIVRNVYYNSPAYLAELQQFDVIVGIDGKKYANTQALIDQIKTKKVGDKIELNILRKGSAMNLKVEIGDKNTSGAQ